From the Bacteroidia bacterium genome, one window contains:
- the groL gene encoding chaperonin GroEL (60 kDa chaperone family; promotes refolding of misfolded polypeptides especially under stressful conditions; forms two stacked rings of heptamers to form a barrel-shaped 14mer; ends can be capped by GroES; misfolded proteins enter the barrel where they are refolded when GroES binds), translated as MAAKIINYDAEARNGLKAGVDKLANAVKVTLGPKGRNVIIDKKFGPPTVTKDGVTVAKEIELEDAIENMGAQMVREVASKTSDVAGDGTTTATVLAQAIVREGLKNVVAGANPMDLKRGIDLAVGKVIEGLREMSQEIGDNKAKIANVGAISANNDMAIGQLISDAMEKVGKDGVITVEEAKGMDTVLDVVEGMQFDRGYLSPYFVTNADSMKTELENPLILIHDKKISSMKDLLPILEKVAQQGRPILIISEDIEGEALATLVVNKLRGTLRVAAVKAPGFGDRRKAMLEDIAVLTAGTVISEEKGYKLENASLNYLGTAKRVEIDKDNTTIVEGAGEAEDIKKRINEIKVQIDNTTSDYDREKLQERLAKLSGGVAVLKIGAATEVEMKEKKARVEDALHATRAAVEEGIVPGGGVAFIRAMNKLDALKGENEDQQTGIEIVRRALEEPLRQIVTNAGLEGSVIVQKIKEGTADYGFNAASEVFENLVEAGVIDPTKVSRIALENAASVSSLLITTECTIVEKKEDHPMPPMPGGGGMDGMY; from the coding sequence ATGGCAGCGAAAATCATCAACTACGATGCCGAAGCCCGCAACGGGCTCAAGGCCGGTGTTGACAAACTCGCAAACGCAGTGAAGGTCACGCTCGGTCCCAAAGGCCGCAACGTGATCATCGATAAGAAATTCGGTCCCCCCACCGTGACCAAAGACGGCGTGACCGTCGCCAAGGAAATCGAACTCGAGGACGCCATCGAGAACATGGGCGCCCAGATGGTGCGTGAAGTCGCCTCCAAGACCTCCGACGTCGCCGGCGACGGTACCACCACCGCCACCGTGCTGGCCCAGGCCATCGTGCGCGAAGGTCTCAAGAACGTGGTCGCCGGTGCGAATCCCATGGACCTCAAGCGCGGTATTGATCTCGCCGTCGGCAAGGTGATCGAAGGACTCCGCGAAATGAGCCAGGAAATCGGCGACAACAAAGCCAAGATCGCCAACGTCGGCGCCATTTCCGCCAACAACGACATGGCCATCGGTCAGCTCATCAGCGACGCGATGGAGAAAGTGGGTAAGGACGGCGTGATCACCGTCGAAGAAGCCAAAGGTATGGACACCGTGCTGGACGTGGTGGAAGGTATGCAGTTCGACCGCGGCTATCTCAGCCCGTATTTCGTGACCAACGCCGATTCGATGAAAACCGAACTCGAGAATCCCCTCATCCTGATCCACGACAAGAAGATCAGCAGCATGAAGGATCTCCTCCCGATTCTCGAGAAAGTCGCCCAGCAGGGTCGTCCGATTCTCATCATTTCCGAAGACATCGAAGGCGAAGCGCTTGCCACGCTGGTCGTGAACAAACTGCGCGGCACCTTGCGCGTTGCGGCCGTGAAAGCCCCGGGCTTCGGCGATCGCCGCAAGGCCATGCTCGAAGATATCGCCGTGCTCACCGCCGGTACCGTGATCAGTGAAGAGAAGGGCTACAAGCTCGAGAACGCTTCGCTGAACTACCTCGGCACCGCCAAGCGCGTCGAAATCGACAAGGACAACACCACCATCGTTGAAGGCGCCGGCGAAGCCGAGGACATCAAGAAGCGCATCAACGAAATCAAGGTGCAGATCGACAACACCACCAGCGATTACGACCGCGAGAAGCTGCAGGAGCGTCTCGCCAAGTTGTCCGGCGGCGTTGCCGTGCTCAAGATCGGCGCCGCGACGGAAGTCGAAATGAAGGAAAAGAAAGCCCGCGTCGAAGACGCGCTGCACGCAACGCGCGCGGCCGTCGAAGAAGGCATCGTGCCCGGCGGCGGTGTGGCCTTTATCCGCGCCATGAACAAGCTCGACGCACTGAAGGGCGAGAACGAGGATCAGCAGACCGGTATTGAAATCGTGCGTCGCGCGCTCGAAGAACCGCTCCGCCAGATCGTCACCAACGCTGGTCTCGAGGGTTCGGTGATCGTGCAGAAAATCAAGGAAGGCACGGCGGATTACGGTTTCAACGCCGCTTCCGAAGTGTTCGAGAATCTGGTGGAAGCCGGCGTCATCGATCCGACCAAGGTTTCCCGCATCGCGCTGGAGAACGCCGCGTCGGTTTCGTCGCTGCTCATCACCACCGAGTGCACCATCGTCGAGAAGAAAGAAGACCATCCGATGCCCCCGATGCCGGGCGGCGGCGGCATGGACGGAATGTATTGA
- a CDS encoding transposase has product MVKRTHKKYDAAFKRSVIELADSTDRPDSALEEEFDLYDGAIRTWRRQLLTQKSEAFPGNGNLPASDSELHRLRRENEILRQEREILKKQWPSSRYPRSPVPVYERISERV; this is encoded by the coding sequence ATGGTAAAACGAACCCACAAGAAATATGATGCTGCATTCAAACGATCCGTGATCGAGTTGGCTGACAGCACCGATCGACCCGACTCCGCGCTTGAGGAGGAGTTCGACCTCTATGATGGTGCGATACGCACCTGGCGCCGTCAGCTTCTGACACAGAAGTCAGAGGCCTTTCCCGGCAACGGAAATCTTCCCGCCAGTGATTCTGAACTGCATCGTCTTCGTCGAGAGAACGAGATTCTCCGTCAGGAGCGCGAAATATTAAAAAAGCAGTGGCCATCTTCTCGCTACCCACGAAGCCCGGTTCCGGTTTATGAACGCATATCGGAACGAGTTTAG
- the groES gene encoding co-chaperone GroES — protein MNLKPLADRVIVRPLEAEEKTAGGLFIPDTAKEKPMQGEVMAVGPGRVGDDGKNITPEVKVGDKVLYGKYSGTEVNVGGEDYLIMRENDIFAIIG, from the coding sequence ATGAATCTCAAACCCCTGGCAGACCGCGTCATCGTCCGTCCCCTCGAGGCGGAAGAAAAGACCGCGGGCGGGCTCTTTATCCCCGACACGGCCAAGGAAAAGCCCATGCAGGGCGAAGTGATGGCGGTAGGTCCGGGCCGCGTCGGCGACGACGGCAAGAACATCACCCCTGAAGTGAAAGTCGGCGACAAGGTGCTGTACGGCAAATACTCCGGCACCGAAGTCAACGTCGGCGGCGAAGACTACCTCATCATGCGCGAAAACGACATTTTCGCGATTATCGGCTGA
- a CDS encoding IS3 family transposase: MNAYRNEFSIERMASVLNVSCSGYYAWRRRGEHARAERTAAFDMAVREEFLRRKSSYGVRRLVKALRKRGFACGRSRVAASMRRQGLKVKHRRRFITTTDSKHSYTVSPNMLERQFSVDAPDTVWVSDITYLRSTSGWLYLCVFIDLFSRKIVGWEVSTSLRHTMVVTAFKRAAWTRSIRAGLIVHSDRGVQYCCEGFRSALRPYGSIQSMSRKGDCWDNAVAESFFATLKKEMPEGLLFASVTDARRYLFEYIELEYNNQRLHSTLGYHTPQEHENLYWSKKRLGNDMEQAA, from the coding sequence ATGAACGCATATCGGAACGAGTTTAGCATCGAAAGGATGGCCAGCGTGCTCAACGTATCGTGCTCAGGCTATTATGCATGGCGTCGTCGTGGCGAGCATGCACGCGCCGAGCGCACCGCAGCCTTCGATATGGCGGTCCGGGAGGAATTCCTGCGCAGGAAATCCAGCTACGGCGTACGTCGTCTCGTCAAAGCATTACGCAAGCGCGGTTTCGCGTGCGGGCGGAGCCGCGTGGCGGCCAGCATGCGTCGGCAGGGATTGAAGGTCAAGCATCGTCGCCGTTTCATTACCACGACAGATTCGAAGCATTCGTATACTGTCTCGCCAAATATGCTCGAACGCCAGTTTTCGGTCGATGCACCTGATACGGTGTGGGTGAGTGATATCACGTATTTGCGCAGCACCTCCGGATGGTTGTACTTGTGCGTGTTTATCGACCTGTTTTCCCGGAAGATCGTCGGCTGGGAGGTCAGCACATCGTTGCGCCATACAATGGTTGTGACCGCGTTCAAACGCGCGGCTTGGACGCGAAGCATACGTGCGGGGCTTATCGTGCATTCTGATCGCGGTGTGCAATACTGCTGCGAGGGATTCCGCAGTGCCCTGCGCCCTTACGGCAGCATTCAGAGCATGAGCAGGAAGGGTGATTGCTGGGATAACGCCGTCGCCGAGTCATTTTTTGCCACGTTGAAGAAGGAAATGCCGGAAGGACTTCTCTTCGCGTCGGTGACGGATGCCCGGCGATACCTCTTCGAGTACATTGAACTTGAATACAATAATCAGCGTCTGCACAGCACGCTGGGCTATCATACGCCGCAGGAACACGAGAATCTGTATTGGTCGAAGAAACGTCTCGGCAATGACATGGAGCAGGCGGCATGA